From the Vespa velutina chromosome 16, iVesVel2.1, whole genome shotgun sequence genome, one window contains:
- the LOC124954978 gene encoding terminal nucleotidyltransferase 5C isoform X2 has protein sequence MMESLCQVNNKTNNGNDSNKENNNNNVNHHQQNNNNNNNNNNNTITNNNNKNSGNNNNNSNSDCPDPQQRLAVLSFEQVRRLNDVMDEVVSIHGRGNFPTLEVRLRDLVTVVRSKLEGDPSNGGAGMRVRDIRLNGGAASHVLATESQPYNDLDLIFAVELSSGRNYDKVKAAVLGSLFDLLPEGVSRKRITTCSLKEAYVSKMVKVNNDGDRWSLISLGNSRGHRNVELKFVDSMRRQFEFSVDSFQIVLDSLLLFYECSKLPIGENFYPTVVGESVYGDFQEALYHLHKKLISTRHPEEIRGGGLLKYCNLLVKMYKPSQPDYIKTLERYMCSRFFIDFPDISQQRAKLENYLWNHFVGPEEEALKYQYLMLLHSVVEESTVCLMGHERRQTLALIESLACQVLYQEQQQRLTNHQQAPPGPPATYVYANGYYYAPVIPAACYTCTCNSWMACSS, from the coding sequence ATGATGGAGTCCCTCTGTCAGGTTAATAACAAGACCAACAATGGCAATGATTCGAACAAGgagaacaacaataataatgttaatcatcatcaacaaaataacaacaacaacaacaacaacaacaacaatacgataacaaacaataacaataagaatagcggcaacaataataacaacagcaATTCAGATTGTCCGGATCCTCAGCAAAGGCTGGCAGTGTTGAGCTTCGAACAGGTGCGCCGATTGAACGACGTTATGGACGAAGTTGTCAGCATTCACGGTAGGGGAAACTTTCCTACGTTGGAAGTTAGACTGAGAGATCTCGTGACGGTGGTTCGTAGCAAGCTAGAAGGTGATCCGAGCAATGGAGGTGCCGGTATGAGGGTAAGGGACATCAGGCTTAACGGTGGCGCCGCATCTCACGTATTGGCGACCGAGTCACAGCCTTACAACGATCTCGACCTAATATTCGCGGTGGAATTATCGAGCGGCCGAAATTACGACAAGGTTAAGGCCGCCGTTTTGGGTTCTCTATTTGATCTTTTACCGGAGGGCGTTAGCCGCAAACGCATAACAACGTGCAGCTTGAAGGAGGCATACGTTAGTAAAATGGTAAAGGTGAACAACGACGGTGACCGATGGTCCCTTATATCGCTCGGGAATTCACGGGGTCATAGGAACGTCGAGTTAAAGTTCGTCGACTCTATGAGACGACAATTCGAGTTCTCCGTTGATAGTTTTCAAATAGTACTTGACTCgctcttattattttacgagTGCAGCAAATTACCGATTGGCGAGAACTTTTATCCAACGGTCGTGGGCGAATCGGTATATGGTGATTTCCAAGAGGCACTTTACCATCTTCAcaagaaattaatatcgacGAGGCATCCCGAGGAGATACGGGGCGGTGGTCTTTTGAAATATTGCAATCTCTTGGTCAAGATGTACAAACCTTCTCAACCGGATTACATAAAGACCTTAGAGCGATACATGTGCTCGAGATTCTTCATCGATTTCCCCGACATAAGTCAACAACGGGCGAAACTCGAGAATTATTTGTGGAATCATTTCGTTGGGCCCGAAGAGGAGGCCCTAAAATACCAGTACCTGATGCTATTGCACAGCGTCGTCGAGGAGTCGACGGTTTGCCTGATGGGTCACGAACGGCGACAGACTCTTGCATTGATCGAAAGTCTCGCATGTCAGGTACTTTATCAGGAACAACAGCAACGGCTAACAAATCATCAACAAGCACCACCGGGACCACCGGCGACCTATGTCTATGCTAACGGCTATTATTACGCACCCGTAATACCTGCCGCGTGTTACACGTGCACCTGCAACTCTTGGATGGCGTGCTCGTCGTGA